The genomic stretch CGTTTTCCAAAAAAACGTGAAGGGCAGCTGACCCGAATACGATCAGCCCTTGTCAATGAGGCCGGACTGGCAACCGTCGCACGAAATCTGGACCTGGGGAAATATCTTCTCCTCGGTCGGGGAGAGGACAGCTCCGGGGGACGGGAAAAATCCTCGATTCTTTCCTGTGCCTATGAGGCCTTGGTCGGGGCGATGTTTATGGATGCCGGTTATGAAACGGTTTTGCAGCATGTGCAACAGACCTTTGCCCCCATGATTGAGCAGCAGGGAGAACAACTTATTCATGCTGATGCCAAGAGTCGGTTGCAGGAGCATCTTCAGGAATTGCATAATGAAGGGCCCCAGTATGTCCTTGACGAGGAAGAGGGACCGGCGCATGCACGAGTTTTTTTCGTGTCGGCTCGGTTTCGGGATCAGATCCTCGGCAGCGGCAAAGCGGGCAGCAAAAAAGAGGCGGAACAGCAGGCGGCCCGTGCCGCTCTGGCATTGCTGCCGGAAGGGCAGGAAGCACAGAAATAATAAAAAAAATATCCCCCCTCCTTGAAGAGGGGAGGTGTTTTTATGAAGAAATAAATCGTTACCATCTATCGGAGTATACTGTTATGAATTTCTTCGTGATGTTCTCTTGTACCATCTCGTTGTTGCTGTGGTGCGGAAATGTATTTGCCGGTAATAATATCGAGTTCCTGGGTAAAGAACTGATCCGGGACTTGAACCACGGTATTTATGAGGTGGTTACTCCGAAACTTGAAGACGACAAGGTCGTCTATGCCCGAAAATTACCCTTTGAAAAATTGGACTATGTTGAAAGAGTTGAGAAGTATCATAGTATAGGGACGGCGTTTTTTATCAATGAAAAAGAGTTGATGACTGCTGAGCATGTCTTTAATCTTATTTATTTTTCCCTGCGCAAGGATTTTTTTATTCGTGATATGGAGGGAAAGGTTTATCCGGTCAATAAGGTTTATAAATGCTCCAATCGTCGGGACATGATGGTCTTTGATCTGAAAAAATATCCAGAGAAAATAACCACACTGACCTTTAACCGGAAGGTCGAGATAGGTGACACGGTTTTTTCTGCGGGTAATGCCTTGGGCGAGGGGATATCTTATCGGGCTGGCCAGGTGGCCTCCTTCACTCCGGAGCGGGCCTATGGTGATTGGGATAATATTCGTTTTTCCTCCCCAGCATCTCCGGGAAACAGCGGCGGCCCCTTGCTCAATACCGAAGGCGAGGTGGTTGGTCTTATTGTTCGAAAAACGCAGAGTGAAAATTATAATATTGCTGTCCCGATCAGCGAGGCAGATAAGTTGGGTGATCAGGCGGAATTTCAGGCCCGTAATGTCACTGTCGTTATAGAAGGTACCTCAGAATCATTTATCAAAGATTGGGCATATCAGGTACCTCTGCCTGCGACCCTGGAAGAATTGAGGCATGAGTCGCAGGATTCGCTAGGGGCTTTTTATCAGGGATTGAAAAAAGAATTGATTGAGAAGGTGAAGGATAAAGGTTTTCCTCGTGGCGAACGATTTCGTTTTTACTTAAGAGACCAGCCGATTGTCCATGGATTTTCGGCCATCATACCGGATAGCAATTTTCGGAAATGGACGGCGCGATCTCAGCATCTGGAGAAAGAGCCTCTGGCAGCAGAGCAGAGTGTCTATCATGGTCAGTCGGAAAATTTCGATATGCAGGCCATTATTGAAAAACCCGAGGATGTTGATCTGAAAACCTTCTTGGATTCCCCGAAAATGATTTTGGATACCTTGTTTTCTGCGGTGCCCTATTTTCGGTATGTCGGAACAGATAAGGTGGCCGTGATCAGCTTAGGTGAGCCGGAGAGCAGGGAAATCTGGCAGGACAATCTGGGCCGTACATGGCGTTCTGCTCTTTGGTATATCCCGTTTTCGGATTATTTTCTCTATGCTCATTGTCTTCCTTACCCGAACGGGGCGATTTGTAATGTTCAGGACGAATCGGCAGATATGCTTGGATTGGATTATTTCGCCAGCGTCCAAGAGGGCTGTGATGAATTGGTTGTCGGCTATGAGGGGAGTCTTGACGACTGGGAGGAGTACCTAGCTCTTGGAGAAAAGTATCTGCCGGCCTTTTTGCAGCGGGCTGAAATTGCCCACAAGGAGGGTCGAACGAAGATTCGCTTGAAAGATTTTCAGGTCGATTTGAAGAATCCTGTAATCACCGGTGATTCAAGTCTGCGTCTGCATCTTGGCTATGCCAATGATCAGCTCCTTGCTGAGGAGCTAGTTATGTTTGGGTTATTTCCAGAGAAGGGGCGTCCAGCCTATTATGCGATTCGACCGTATTATGAGCCGAGCCTGTTCAGCTCTGATGCCTATATTGGAACATGGAAAGAGAGTGTTGCTGGAACCGGTGATTTCTCCGGGAAAAAACTTGCCAGAGGAAATAATATTGTTATCCAGAAAACCGCTTTGCAAACAGAAAAAATAATTATTGATCCACATGATCAGAAAATGAAAAAGATTTTTACTGTCGGCTGTACCTATAAGGCCTCTACAGCAGAAGATGAGGATGTGGAGCAGGATTGTGAGCGTTTTTTTCAGAGTGTCGACTTTGTCGACAGATAAGGTGTGTAGAGTGGGCTTCGCCCACCGATTTAAAATTGGGTCAAGAAGTGTCAGTTGGCAAATGAAGGATGCCGTTATTCCTAAATTTATTTTTCATGAGGGTGCCGGTTCCAGGCTCCAGCCGTTAAAATCTTTTAGAAGAGCAAGTCGCCAAGGCTTGTCGAGGGATTACGAGGCATTATTATGAATTTTTTTATGACATTCTGTTGCACGACGCTTTCCTTGCTGTTGTTATGCGGAGAGGCATTTGCCGTTAATAATATTGAGTTTCTGGATAAGGAGCTTATTCAAGATCTGAACCACGCTATTTATGAGATCGTCACCCCGAAACTGGAAGCCGACAAGGTAACCTATGCCAGAAAGCTGCCCTTTGAAAAATTGGACTATGCTGAGAGAAACGAGAAATATCACAGTATAGGGACGGCATTTTTCATCAATGAAAAAGAGTTGATGACAGCAGAGCACGTCTTAGGTCTGAGGTATTTCTCGCTGAACTGGGATTTTTTTATTCGTGACAGCACCGGTCGGATTTATCCGGTCAATAAAATAAGGAAGTGTTCAACCCGTCGGGATATGGTGGTCTTTGACCTGAAAGAATATCCAGAGAAAATTACTCCGCTGCATTTTAATCAACAGGTTGAGGTCGGCGATACAGTTTTTTCAGCCGGAAACGCTTTGGGAGATGGGATTTCCTATCGGGCCGGGCAGGTGGCTTCGTTCACCCCTGAACAGGTCTATGGAGAATGGCGGGATATCCGCTTCTCCTCACCGGCCTCTCCGGGAAACAGCGGCGGTCCGCTTCTTAATACAGAGGGAGAGGTCGTCGGGCTGATCATTAAGAAAACTCAGGGTGAAAATTATAACATTGCTATACCGATCAGTGAAGCGGATAATCTGGCGGACAATGCGGAATTTCACACCCGCAATGTTACCGAGAGAATCCCAGGCGCTGCTGCGTCATTCAGCAGAGACTTGGCCTATACGACTTCCTTACCTGCAACAGTTCCTGAACTTGCCGGTCAGGCTCAGGATGCTCTGAGTGCTTTTCATAGAACCCTACGTAAGGAGCTGAGAGCGCAGGTCCGGGAAAAGAATTTTCCCGGCGGAAAGCGGTTTCGTTATTATCTCAGGAGTCAGCCTGCTCTTTACGGGCTTGCTGCTGTAACTCCTGATAGCAGTTTTAGAAAATGGACAGCGCAGCAGGTGGAACTGGCAAAAGAACCTCTTGCGGAAGGACAGAATATTTTTCATGGCCCTCTTCGTCAGGTGGGTCGTTTTTATCCTCCTGCGTATTCTGATATGATGGTGATTGCGGAAAAATCGGAAGGGGTTGATCTGAAGACGTTTCTGGATTCTCCGGCTATGATTCTGGAGACAGTGTTTAGCGCTGTCCCCTATTTTCGCTATATCGGGTGGGAGAGAGTGCCGGTCACCAGTCTGGGCGAGCCGGAGAAAACTGAGACCTGGCGCGACAAGCTGGGCAGGCGGTGGACTTCTTCTCTCTGGTATCTCCCGTATTCAGACGGGTTTCTGTACAGCAGCTGTCTTCCCTCTCCCAAGGGGGCTGTCTGTACCATCATGAGTACCCGAGCGAGCCTGCTCACAGAGGATTACCTTGCCGCTTCCCGAGAATCATGCGACCAACTGGTTATCGGGTATGAGGGGGGCCTTGACAATTGGGAGGAGTATCTGGCCCTTGGAGAGGAGTATTTGCCGACTTTTTTTCAGCAGACTGCAATCAGCCATAAAGAGGGGCGGACGAAGATCCGCTTGAAAGATTTTCAGGTGGATTTTAAGCATCCTGAAATCATCAGCGACTCCGGTCTGCGCCTGCATCTTGGGTATGCCAATGATCAGCTCCTTGCCGAGGATCTGGTTATGCTTTCGTTTTTTCCGGAGAAAGGGAGTTCCTCCTATTACAGTGTTCAGCCGTTTTTCGAGCCCGGTCCGTTCGGTGCTGATATCTCTGTCGAAACATGGAAAGAGAGTGTCTCCGGTACCGGTGATTTCTCCGGGAAAAAGGTTGCTCAAGGCAACAGGGTTGTTATTCGGAAGACAGCCTTGCAGACAGAAAAAACAATTATTGATCCACACGGTCAAAAATTGAAAAAGATCTTCACTATCGGCTGTATCTATAAGGCCTCCGCAGCAGATGAGGATGTGGAGCAGGATTGCGAGCGTTTTTTCCAGAGCGTCGATTTCATCGACAAGTAAGACATTTTCTTCATGCGGATGAGTTTTGATGATGAATCCTGAACCTCTCCTGGTTATTCCTGTTTTTATCCCCCATGAGGGTTGCCCGCATTGCTGTGTGTTTTGTAATCAGCGCAGGATCAGCGGGTTCACGGAAAAATCCGTGACAACCGAAGATGTACGGGCAACCGTGCAAACCTGGCTTGACAGGGACGGCCCGGCTCAACGCAGGGTTCAGGCGGCCTTTTACGGCGGAAGTTTTACCGGCTTGCCCCTGATGCGCCAGAAAGAATTGCTGGGAGCGGTTGCTCCTTTTCTGGAGCAGGGCCGGGTGCAGAGTCTTCGTTTATCCACCCGGCCTGATTATATTGATCAGGAACGAGTTGCCCTGCTGTGCCGCTATCGAGTTTCCACGGTGGAACTCGGGGTGCAGTCCATGAATGACCGGGTGCTGGCCTTGGCAAAGCGGGGCCACTGCGCTGCTGATGTTGATAGGGCGGTCCCTGTTCTCCGGCAAGCCGGGATGGAGATCGGTATCCAGTTGCTGCTGGGCTTGTCGGGCGATACTCGGACGACCTTGCGACGAACCGTTGAGCGGGTCATTGCCTTGCAGCCAGATTTTATCCGTATCTATCCCCTCTTGGTTGTGCAACACAGCGAGTTGGCAAAGCAACATAAGCGGGGTGAGTATACACCGTTCAGTCTGGATAAAGCCGTGGTGCTGGCCGCCTGGATGAAACAGCGTTTTGATCAGGCCGGTATCCGGGTGGTGCGTATGGGCTTGCAGGCCGGTCCTGAGCTGGAATCCTCTCTGCTGGCTGGCCCTTGGCATCCGGCTTTTGGTGAGCTGGTGGCCTCCCGTTTGATGTTACGGCAGACGAGAAAGCTGCTCTCTCAAGTACCCTCCGAGAAAACGATCCACTTGAGCATCAATGAGCGGGATCAGTCTATTTTTCGCGGGATGAAATCCGCCAATGTCAAGCGACTGCAACAGCTGGGCCTTTGGCAGCGTATTGTCCTGAGTACAGATTCCGCCCTTCCGCGCGGTACGGTTAGGGTGCTTTCCTGACGCTCGTTTTTCCTTCTTGTGGCGTGGTTTCCCTTTCCTCCGATCACCAGTCAAATACACCCTCTCTTTTTCCGCTCTATCGTTTTCTGTTTGAAAAAAATTGTTCTTGAAATTTCTTTGCGGCACAATGCAATTTCTATATTTCGTTAGGTTTGTCAATGATAATATCATATATTTTCATTGACTTGCACGACAAGGTGTTGGTAGTCTTTGTCGACATCGGCGAATATGCTCTTCACGCTGAAGAATAACACAACCCCTTATTCTACAATGACAGATCGAAAAAAGCCCCGCCTGTTGTCCGTCCTTACAATACCTGTCAGCAGTTTGTTGATTTTCCTCACCCCGATCACTGCTTTTTCAAAAACGGTTTATTACGACTACAACACCCTTGGTTATCTTGAGCAGGCTCAGGAATCAACAGGCACTGTTTTTGATTACACCTATGATCTTATGGGCAATCGGAAGACCATGACCATCACGCCGCAGGACTCGGATGGTGACGGATTGGGAAACGGCGAGGAAATCTCTGTGTACGGCACTGATCCCTATATCGCTGATACAGACGGTGACGGACTGAATGACGGTGAAGAAGTCGCCTACTGGGGAGAAGACTGGAACAGTGATTTCGACAATGACGGTCAGATCAATCTGTTGGATTATGACGCTGACGGTGACGGATACAGTGATGGTTTTGAAGTCGGGCGAGGTACGAACCCAGGTGACCCGGAAGACTATCCGTCAATGGTCTTGCCGCCAATCCTTTTTCTGCTCCTCAACGGGCAGGAAGTTCCGTAAGCTGAGATGCGAAACCGTTGTATCCGCCTGACTGAAAAGCATTCGATGTTTGAAAATCCAGCCTGTTAACTGAAAAACCGAGCAGCCGGACTGAAATCATGTATCAAAAAAAATATCGTTACATCCTGTTCACCCTCCTTGTCGCCACTTTCTTTTGTTCCGGGACAACAACCTTTTGTCGTGCCGAATCATCAGGTGATGTTGTTGAAAAAAAGATGGAGCTGTCATTGCCGAAAGAGGTATTGACCTCAGGTAGTCCTTTCATGATCATGATGGACAGCCGAGGACATCAGCGGGTTATTACGTACAACAAACAACCAAAAAAGAAACTGCCTGAAGTTCATTCAGATACCTTTGTAGCCGACACTATGGCGGTATATGCAGCAGATTCCGCTCTGGAGTTGACTGTCGAGGTTGACCAAGCAGCAGCTTCGGCTCTGCCGTCGGAGCGGATTATTAAAACAGAGAATACAGATTATCAGCAAGGAACAGTCGGGCAACAGCTGGCTCAGGCGTTAGAAGTTACAGTCTTGGATGAAAATGATCACCCGGTTGTTGATACGCAAGTTATCTTTCAGATCGCTAAGGGTGGCGGTACTTTTGTTGGTGGTTCAACTGTGCTTACGGTCTCTACCGACAGTAATGGAAAAGCGTCTGTTGAACTTATTCTCGGAATCCATACCGCAGACAATCCGATTGGCTGGCTTGAGGCAGGTTTGAATACACAGCAAGTGGGGCTCAATGTTGTTGAGTGCTGGCCTGCGAGTATTCCTTCGTATAAGACGATTTTTTCTGCTTATGGGTTTCCTGGTGAACCAGCGGTGATTAAGCTACATAACGATATTGTAGATATAAGTCAAATGGAAGTGTCTGTGCTGACTTGGGTTCATGATGTACTTGTTTCAGTTCTGGATCAAGATGAGAATCCCATATCAAATATTCCCGTTACTGTTAGCGCAGGAGATATTATAGAGTTGTCTAACGAAGACTGCGATAAGGATAATAGCGACATACGTCCAGCCTTGGTTCTCCCTATAGAGGAAAAAGATGCCGAATTTCCATTTGCATACGAAAGTTTTGCAGGTTATGCAGGTCAACCTCTTATCATAACCTCTGATTATAATCCAGTGCCGTTTACGGTTTTTTCTGGAGCCATACCGGATGCAAGATATAATTTTGACATAACGAATAAGGTTAGATTGTGCGAGCGCAGCGAGCCACAATCTGAACCGTTTGTTGGACAAGCCCGGCATTATATAGAAAACATCTTTTTTGGCTGAAGGCTGCCTAGTCAGACAGATGGACCGGAAGGCTGTTTTGGAACCGAGAATTTGATCTTTGAAATTGATTTTCCCTATGCATAAAGCTGTAGTCGGTGAAAAATAGTATTTTTTAAGTACAGGTATCCAGCGCCGGTTGAACCGGTTTTTTCGAAAGCTGGCGATGTCGCTTCAGGGTTACATAACCATGCACACCTCCATTTTTATGCGATGCAAACAGCTGGCCGGAGAGGAGGCGGCTTCCTCACCCTAGTCCGAATGATTTTCATTTCCGCCCCGCAGTTCGGGCAGATGATAGCAGCTTTTTTGGGTTGCTCAGCACTGAATAATGTAAACGGGTTGACCCTAAGCACCAGTTGGAGAAATCGGATGAGCTTTTTGCTGCACGGATGCAGAAAACCGTAACAGCGTGCCCTGCGAAACCCTTTGGGCAAGACGTGCAGCATGAGCAGAGAGAGGAATTCTTCTCCGGTCACCTCCCTGGACCTGTATTTGCCGGTTTTGGCGTGAAGATACCTGAAGGTAACCATGCCGTTTTCGCACTTCAGGATATCCTTTTCCTGAATTACGCCCCGGTAGAGATATTTGCCGAGATAGATGATCGCCTTGTCTCCGTTGCCGACGCTCTTGCAGTCGACAACCCACTTTTCCGGGCAATCCTTTGGCAGTTTCAGGCCTTGCTCAACTATGGCCGTAAGCATCTTTGCCCGAAAAACCTTTGCCAAGGCCTTGTGGTTAAAGAGGTATTCAGCCCCCTTTTTATGCCACAACCCTGTTTTTTGTTGATGCTTGCTCCGGGCATGACCACATGGATGTGGGGGTGATGATCAAGATTTCTTGCATGGGTATGGAGGATAGCGGTAAATCCCGCTTCTCCGCCGAGTTTTTGTCATTTGCAGTAAAGGTTTTCAGAGTCTCTTTGACCGAAGCGAACATCTGTGAATAAACGATTTTCTGATTTCTCCAGGCAAGATCCCTGAGTTGAGCAGGCAGGGTAAAGGTAACCAGAAAATAGGGAGCCGGCAGCCGCTTGTTCAGTTGCTTTTCGATCCAGTTGCTGCTTTCATGGTTCTGACAGTGCGGACAGTTTCTATGGCCGCAGGAATGAGGAATATAGATTTCTGTTCCGCATTCATGGTTCGCACACCGCGCAAGCATCTGCAGGCTGTGTTCCGTCCTGCACTTGGCCATGGCCCACAGCGCTTTTTGTGGCTGGGCAGAACGAAAGCCTGATATTGCGCTAAAAACTGTTCCTTGAATCGATTAATAATCGTGGAGAGCAAAATCATTTGACGCCCTCCCAAGTGATATCAAAGGTATCGGTCAGGGAGTTGACGGCCTGACGGGCGTTGCTGTTGGTGACAGCGGTAAGATGGGTATATCGGGATGTGGTCAGGATGCTGACATGACCGAGTATCTGTTGGAGTTCAACAAGGTCAACCCCGGCTTCCAACATATGGGTGGCATAACTGTGGCGCAGGGAATGGCATGAGATTTTTTATGTTGAGCTGTCCAACCACAGCCTTCATGGCAGCTTGAATACCTCCTCGATTTAAAGGCGTTTCAACCAAGTGGACGTTTTTCAGTCCCCGTTTCCTGTTTGGAAAGAGGAATTTGGGGTGCTGGTGAACGGACCAGAAATTTCTTAGAATCTGAAGGGTTTTTCAGGCAAAGGAACCAGCCTGTCCTTGTTGCCTTTGGCGTCGCGAATGTGGACCCGCATATTGCTGGCGTCAATGTCGCTTGTTTTCAGGGCAATGCCCTCGCCGAGGCGCAGCCCCAGTGAGTAGGCTGTGAAAAAAAAGACCTTGTAGCTCAGTTTGCCGGTGGCGGCAACCAGTTGATGGAGCTGCTCGACCGTGAGAATATCTGGAATCCTTGAAACCTTGGGCGGTTTGATCAGGGGGATATCCTCCCAGGTTCTGTTCAGCACCCTGGAATAAAAGAACTTCAGCCCATACAGGTCGAGCTTGACTGCGCTCCATGAGCGACAATCCAAAAGTTCGTTAAAGTAATCAAGGAGCTGGTCGGATGTGAGATTGTCGATTTGACACTCGAAATAATTGCCGATTCGCCTGATCGACCGTGAATAGGCATCAATGGTCTTTGGTTGTAAGCCGTTAAGTTTCAGATGTTTGATATGTTTTTGATAAAGCAGATTGAAGTGTGGATCGC from Candidatus Electrothrix communis encodes the following:
- a CDS encoding serine protease, which encodes MNFFVMFSCTISLLLWCGNVFAGNNIEFLGKELIRDLNHGIYEVVTPKLEDDKVVYARKLPFEKLDYVERVEKYHSIGTAFFINEKELMTAEHVFNLIYFSLRKDFFIRDMEGKVYPVNKVYKCSNRRDMMVFDLKKYPEKITTLTFNRKVEIGDTVFSAGNALGEGISYRAGQVASFTPERAYGDWDNIRFSSPASPGNSGGPLLNTEGEVVGLIVRKTQSENYNIAVPISEADKLGDQAEFQARNVTVVIEGTSESFIKDWAYQVPLPATLEELRHESQDSLGAFYQGLKKELIEKVKDKGFPRGERFRFYLRDQPIVHGFSAIIPDSNFRKWTARSQHLEKEPLAAEQSVYHGQSENFDMQAIIEKPEDVDLKTFLDSPKMILDTLFSAVPYFRYVGTDKVAVISLGEPESREIWQDNLGRTWRSALWYIPFSDYFLYAHCLPYPNGAICNVQDESADMLGLDYFASVQEGCDELVVGYEGSLDDWEEYLALGEKYLPAFLQRAEIAHKEGRTKIRLKDFQVDLKNPVITGDSSLRLHLGYANDQLLAEELVMFGLFPEKGRPAYYAIRPYYEPSLFSSDAYIGTWKESVAGTGDFSGKKLARGNNIVIQKTALQTEKIIIDPHDQKMKKIFTVGCTYKASTAEDEDVEQDCERFFQSVDFVDR
- a CDS encoding site-specific integrase, translating into MNCTMPSDPHFNLLYQKHIKHLKLNGLQPKTIDAYSRSIRRIGNYFECQIDNLTSDQLLDYFNELLDCRSWSAVKLDLYGLKFFYSRVLNRTWEDIPLIKPPKVSRIPDILTVEQLHQLVAATGKLSYKVFFFTAYSLGLRLGEGIALKTSDIDASNMRVHIRDAKGNKDRLVPLPEKPFRF
- a CDS encoding transposase, translated to MWHKKGAEYLFNHKALAKVFRAKMLTAIVEQGLKLPKDCPEKWVVDCKSVGNGDKAIIYLGKYLYRGVIQEKDILKCENGMVTFRYLHAKTGKYRSREVTGEEFLSLLMLHVLPKGFRRARCYGFLHPCSKKLIRFLQLVLRVNPFTLFSAEQPKKAAIICPNCGAEMKIIRTRVRKPPPLRPAVCIA
- a CDS encoding radical SAM protein, which produces MMNPEPLLVIPVFIPHEGCPHCCVFCNQRRISGFTEKSVTTEDVRATVQTWLDRDGPAQRRVQAAFYGGSFTGLPLMRQKELLGAVAPFLEQGRVQSLRLSTRPDYIDQERVALLCRYRVSTVELGVQSMNDRVLALAKRGHCAADVDRAVPVLRQAGMEIGIQLLLGLSGDTRTTLRRTVERVIALQPDFIRIYPLLVVQHSELAKQHKRGEYTPFSLDKAVVLAAWMKQRFDQAGIRVVRMGLQAGPELESSLLAGPWHPAFGELVASRLMLRQTRKLLSQVPSEKTIHLSINERDQSIFRGMKSANVKRLQQLGLWQRIVLSTDSALPRGTVRVLS
- a CDS encoding tyrosine-type recombinase/integrase, with amino-acid sequence MSCHSLRHSYATHMLEAGVDLVELQQILGHVSILTTSRYTHLTAVTNSNARQAVNSLTDTFDITWEGVK
- a CDS encoding serine protease, producing MNFFMTFCCTTLSLLLLCGEAFAVNNIEFLDKELIQDLNHAIYEIVTPKLEADKVTYARKLPFEKLDYAERNEKYHSIGTAFFINEKELMTAEHVLGLRYFSLNWDFFIRDSTGRIYPVNKIRKCSTRRDMVVFDLKEYPEKITPLHFNQQVEVGDTVFSAGNALGDGISYRAGQVASFTPEQVYGEWRDIRFSSPASPGNSGGPLLNTEGEVVGLIIKKTQGENYNIAIPISEADNLADNAEFHTRNVTERIPGAAASFSRDLAYTTSLPATVPELAGQAQDALSAFHRTLRKELRAQVREKNFPGGKRFRYYLRSQPALYGLAAVTPDSSFRKWTAQQVELAKEPLAEGQNIFHGPLRQVGRFYPPAYSDMMVIAEKSEGVDLKTFLDSPAMILETVFSAVPYFRYIGWERVPVTSLGEPEKTETWRDKLGRRWTSSLWYLPYSDGFLYSSCLPSPKGAVCTIMSTRASLLTEDYLAASRESCDQLVIGYEGGLDNWEEYLALGEEYLPTFFQQTAISHKEGRTKIRLKDFQVDFKHPEIISDSGLRLHLGYANDQLLAEDLVMLSFFPEKGSSSYYSVQPFFEPGPFGADISVETWKESVSGTGDFSGKKVAQGNRVVIRKTALQTEKTIIDPHGQKLKKIFTIGCIYKASAADEDVEQDCERFFQSVDFIDK
- the rnc gene encoding ribonuclease III: MGTTLEVLLLDQAEQLGEIQEKIGYIFEKKESLLLSIIHSSFAFERLEKSQHNETLEFLGDAVLDLTIGHMLFTRFPKKREGQLTRIRSALVNEAGLATVARNLDLGKYLLLGRGEDSSGGREKSSILSCAYEALVGAMFMDAGYETVLQHVQQTFAPMIEQQGEQLIHADAKSRLQEHLQELHNEGPQYVLDEEEGPAHARVFFVSARFRDQILGSGKAGSKKEAEQQAARAALALLPEGQEAQK